Proteins co-encoded in one Sinobacterium norvegicum genomic window:
- a CDS encoding 1,4-dihydroxy-2-naphthoate polyprenyltransferase, giving the protein MAINKTVKAWFEAARPKTLPLALASILTGSSLAAWQQQFSWPLAAGALVTAMLLQILSNLANDYGDAIKGTDNDNRLGPDRAIQSGSISPKAMLQAIAVTVALTLSSGIALIIFAFNNTADILGFLALGVIAIVAAITYTVGNKPYGYRGLGDLSVLIFFGWLSVSGGYYLYTGDFLWLSLLPATAAGLLAVGVLNINNLRDIDNDRDSGKFTLVVRMGGGWARRYHLVLLATSFLCLIAFSYLAGLPPLGWLFLLALIPAALHAKAVHTSQQPQEIAPMMSHIVGIALLTNVLFSIGLIIG; this is encoded by the coding sequence ATGGCCATAAATAAGACTGTTAAAGCGTGGTTTGAAGCCGCACGCCCTAAGACACTGCCTCTTGCACTGGCATCGATTCTAACTGGCAGCAGCCTTGCCGCTTGGCAGCAGCAATTTTCTTGGCCCTTGGCCGCAGGAGCGCTGGTCACCGCCATGTTGCTGCAAATACTCTCTAACCTGGCCAATGATTACGGTGATGCGATTAAAGGGACCGACAATGACAATCGTCTTGGGCCAGATCGCGCCATACAATCCGGTAGCATTAGCCCCAAGGCCATGCTGCAAGCTATCGCTGTTACCGTTGCTTTAACGCTGTCATCTGGCATCGCCTTAATCATCTTTGCCTTTAATAACACCGCCGATATACTCGGCTTTTTAGCCTTAGGGGTGATTGCCATTGTCGCAGCCATCACCTATACCGTTGGCAACAAACCCTATGGCTATCGCGGTCTTGGCGACTTATCCGTGTTAATATTCTTTGGCTGGTTATCAGTCAGCGGTGGCTATTACCTGTACACTGGCGACTTTCTTTGGCTCAGCCTTTTGCCGGCCACTGCCGCGGGATTATTAGCGGTTGGGGTATTGAATATTAATAACTTACGCGACATTGACAACGACAGGGACAGCGGCAAATTCACCTTGGTTGTTCGCATGGGGGGGGGCTGGGCGCGACGTTATCACCTAGTATTACTCGCCACCTCCTTCCTTTGTTTGATTGCCTTTTCTTACCTCGCTGGGCTGCCACCTTTGGGCTGGCTGTTCCTACTGGCTCTCATCCCTGCCGCCCTTCACGCTAAAGCAGTGCACACCTCCCAGCAGCCGCAAGAGATAGCGCCGATGATGTCACATATTGTCGGCATCGCATTGCTCACCAACGTGCTATTTTCCATCGGTCTCATCATCGGCTAA